The proteins below come from a single Parageobacillus thermoglucosidasius genomic window:
- the yqeH gene encoding ribosome biogenesis GTPase YqeH: MIVEQQIRCIGCGAIIQSEDETKPGYAPKSVLEKEEVICQRCFRLKHYNEVQDVELTDDDFLKILHSIGQSEALVVKIVDIFDFNGSWLPGLHRFVANNPILLVGNKADLLPKSVKYPKLIHWMAQMANDLGLKPVDICLVSAVKGIGIAKAMEAIEKHRLGKNVYVVGCTNVGKSTFINRIIQETTGKGNVITTSYFPGTTLDIIEIPLDDGAALYDTPGIINHHQMAHFVDKKDLKIITPKREIHPKVYQLNEQQTLFFGGLARLDYIKGGRRSFVCYFANELPIHRTKLEKADALYAKQFGELLSPPSKHYIDQFPPLVAHTFTIKERKTDIVFSGLGWVTCNEPGAQVVAYAPKGVDILIRKSLI; encoded by the coding sequence ATGATAGTGGAACAACAAATTCGTTGCATTGGCTGCGGAGCGATCATTCAATCGGAAGATGAAACAAAACCCGGCTATGCGCCGAAAAGCGTTTTAGAAAAAGAAGAAGTCATTTGCCAACGCTGCTTTCGTTTAAAGCATTATAATGAAGTGCAAGATGTGGAACTGACAGACGATGACTTTTTAAAAATTTTACACAGCATCGGCCAGTCGGAAGCGCTTGTCGTCAAAATCGTCGATATTTTTGACTTCAATGGAAGCTGGCTTCCGGGATTGCATCGGTTTGTCGCGAACAACCCGATTTTGCTTGTTGGCAATAAAGCAGATCTTCTTCCAAAATCAGTTAAATACCCAAAACTTATCCATTGGATGGCGCAAATGGCAAACGATCTCGGCCTAAAGCCGGTCGACATTTGTTTAGTGAGCGCTGTCAAAGGAATCGGAATCGCGAAAGCCATGGAGGCGATCGAAAAGCATCGGCTTGGAAAAAACGTCTATGTTGTTGGTTGTACAAATGTCGGAAAATCCACGTTTATTAATCGCATTATCCAAGAAACGACGGGAAAAGGAAATGTGATTACAACGTCCTATTTTCCGGGAACGACGCTAGATATCATCGAAATCCCGCTGGACGACGGTGCGGCGCTTTATGATACGCCGGGAATTATTAATCATCATCAAATGGCACACTTTGTCGATAAAAAAGATTTAAAAATCATTACGCCAAAACGGGAAATCCATCCGAAAGTATATCAGCTGAATGAGCAGCAGACGTTGTTTTTCGGAGGTCTCGCCCGGCTTGATTATATAAAAGGAGGCCGGAGGTCTTTTGTATGTTATTTCGCCAATGAACTGCCGATTCATCGAACGAAGCTGGAAAAGGCGGATGCGTTATACGCAAAGCAATTTGGCGAACTTCTGTCACCACCGAGCAAACATTATATAGATCAATTCCCGCCATTGGTGGCACATACGTTCACCATAAAAGAGAGAAAAACCGATATCGTGTTTTCCGGCCTTGGTTGGGTAACATGCAACGAGCCGGGGGCGCAAGTCGTTGCGTATGCGCCAAAAGGTGTTGACATCTTAATCCGGAAATCATTGATCTAA
- a CDS encoding YqeG family HAD IIIA-type phosphatase gives MLHYFLPSQFVKRVLDITPRSLKEKGIKGVITDLDNTLVEWDRSSATPELIEWLENMKQEGIKVMIVSNNNKKRVQSFAEPLGIPFIFEARKPLTSAFQKALSMMQLSKDEVVVIGDQLLTDVFGGNRLGLNTILVVPVAQTDGLWTRLNRKMERKILKMMRKKGMIYWEE, from the coding sequence GTGCTCCATTATTTTTTGCCAAGTCAATTTGTCAAACGTGTGCTGGACATTACTCCTCGCTCCCTAAAAGAAAAGGGAATTAAAGGGGTCATCACTGATTTAGATAATACGCTTGTCGAGTGGGATCGTTCAAGCGCCACTCCGGAACTGATCGAGTGGCTTGAGAATATGAAACAAGAGGGAATTAAGGTAATGATCGTATCCAATAATAATAAAAAACGGGTGCAATCTTTTGCGGAACCGCTCGGCATTCCGTTTATTTTTGAAGCGCGAAAGCCGTTAACAAGCGCTTTTCAAAAGGCGTTGTCAATGATGCAGTTGAGCAAAGATGAAGTGGTTGTGATCGGCGATCAATTGCTGACAGATGTGTTTGGGGGAAACCGATTAGGATTAAATACCATTTTAGTAGTTCCGGTCGCACAAACGGATGGGCTTTGGACCCGTTTGAATCGAAAGATGGAACGGAAAATTTTAAAGATGATGCGGAAAAAAGGAATGATTTATTGGGAGGAATGA
- a CDS encoding sporulation histidine kinase inhibitor Sda, with product MKYLSDELLIESYYKAKELKLSPEFIELIEREIRRRALGHKIKLSS from the coding sequence ATGAAATATTTATCTGATGAATTATTGATCGAATCATATTACAAGGCAAAAGAATTAAAATTAAGCCCTGAATTCATTGAGTTGATCGAGCGAGAAATCCGCCGCCGTGCATTAGGGCATAAAATTAAGCTTTCCTCCTAA
- a CDS encoding phosphatidylserine decarboxylase — protein sequence MLKWLYRLMIELTNHSLSSKLIALFAKSRLSALLIPSYAKIYGINQEEMEKNLKNYKTLQQLFIRKLKEGTRPIDQTQNSVISPVDGIIEGIGMIRENSEIVVKGKTYSIAEMLGSVEEAKKYLNGLFVILYLSPSHYHRIHSPISGVVQKQWTLGKKSYPVNRLGLKYGKRPLSKNYRTITEVIANGKHIAIVKIGAMFVNSIELTHVSKHLIKGQEIAYFSFGSTVVLLFEKNSIEIDERIVAPMGVKVGERIGYLK from the coding sequence TTGTTAAAATGGTTGTACCGTCTTATGATTGAACTGACGAATCATTCTCTTTCGTCAAAATTGATTGCCCTTTTTGCGAAATCCCGCTTAAGCGCGTTGCTTATTCCATCGTATGCAAAAATTTATGGTATTAATCAAGAAGAGATGGAGAAAAACTTAAAAAATTATAAAACGCTGCAACAGTTATTTATCCGCAAGTTAAAAGAGGGGACAAGGCCGATTGATCAGACGCAAAACAGCGTGATAAGCCCTGTTGACGGGATTATCGAAGGCATTGGCATGATCCGCGAAAACAGCGAAATCGTCGTGAAGGGCAAGACGTATTCGATTGCGGAGATGCTCGGCAGCGTCGAGGAAGCAAAGAAATATTTAAACGGATTGTTCGTGATTTTGTATTTAAGCCCAAGCCATTATCATCGCATCCATAGCCCAATATCTGGAGTCGTGCAAAAACAATGGACGCTTGGAAAAAAATCGTATCCAGTCAACCGCCTTGGCTTGAAATACGGGAAACGCCCGTTATCGAAAAACTACCGGACGATTACAGAAGTCATTGCAAACGGAAAACATATCGCGATTGTGAAAATCGGGGCGATGTTTGTCAACAGCATTGAGCTTACCCATGTGAGCAAACATCTTATTAAAGGACAAGAAATTGCTTACTTTTCTTTTGGCTCCACTGTCGTTTTATTGTTTGAAAAAAACAGCATTGAGATTGATGAACGAATTGTTGCACCGATGGGAGTGAAGGTGGGGGAGCGAATCGGCTATTTAAAATAA
- the pssA gene encoding CDP-diacylglycerol--serine O-phosphatidyltransferase: MFLSDYLDYTLKKLKANTANILTLTNLSLGSFSVLMTLKEQLHVSLLLVFLAALVDRFDGAVARKLNIESELGKQLDSMSDIISFGVAPALLMYQSLLHEFGAPGAFFTILYIGCGAFRLARFNITENNGYFSGLPITAAGVLLTLSYLTIHYFPPQFFIFLMITLSFLMVGTFKLKKI, encoded by the coding sequence ATGTTTTTATCAGATTATTTAGATTACACGCTAAAAAAATTAAAGGCAAACACAGCAAATATTTTAACATTAACCAATTTATCACTTGGAAGTTTTTCTGTCTTAATGACGTTAAAAGAGCAGCTTCATGTCAGCCTGCTTCTTGTTTTTTTAGCAGCTTTAGTTGACCGCTTCGACGGGGCTGTCGCCCGAAAGTTAAACATTGAGTCAGAGCTTGGAAAACAATTGGACTCGATGAGCGACATCATCTCATTTGGGGTGGCTCCCGCACTGTTAATGTATCAAAGCTTATTGCATGAATTTGGCGCGCCGGGCGCGTTTTTCACGATTTTGTACATCGGCTGCGGAGCGTTTCGCCTTGCCCGCTTTAATATTACCGAAAACAACGGCTATTTTTCGGGGCTGCCAATAACAGCTGCGGGAGTATTATTAACGCTAAGTTATTTAACGATCCACTATTTCCCTCCGCAATTTTTTATTTTCCTTATGATCACATTGTCGTTTTTAATGGTCGGAACGTTTAAATTGAAAAAAATATAA
- the motA gene encoding flagellar motor stator protein MotA, translating to MDKTSIIGIILGIVAVGVGMYLKGVHPSVLINPAAILIILVGTMASVTVAFPTREIKKVPKLFGVLFKEQNIPTIEQLIPMFVDWANIARREGLLALEAKLDEIDDPFLRNGLSMAIDGQTQDFIRDVMTEEIEAMEERHEANAAIFSQAGTYAPTLGVLGAVIGLIAALSNMDNISEIGKAISAAFVATLLGIFTGYVLWHPFANKLRRKSKEEAKIRQVMIEGVLSILEGQAPRTIEQKLASYLPATERKKIIEQGENENE from the coding sequence TTGGACAAAACATCGATTATCGGAATCATTCTTGGCATTGTCGCTGTAGGTGTCGGCATGTATCTTAAAGGTGTCCATCCCAGCGTTTTGATCAACCCTGCAGCGATTTTAATCATTCTCGTTGGAACAATGGCTTCTGTCACCGTCGCTTTTCCTACTCGTGAAATAAAAAAAGTGCCGAAGCTGTTCGGCGTCCTTTTTAAAGAACAAAATATCCCAACCATCGAACAATTAATCCCAATGTTTGTCGACTGGGCAAATATAGCCCGGCGCGAAGGGTTGCTCGCGCTGGAGGCAAAATTGGACGAAATTGACGATCCATTTTTGCGGAACGGCTTAAGCATGGCCATTGACGGGCAAACGCAAGATTTTATCCGCGATGTCATGACAGAAGAAATCGAAGCGATGGAAGAGCGTCATGAAGCGAACGCAGCCATTTTTTCGCAAGCAGGTACATACGCGCCAACGCTTGGCGTGCTTGGCGCGGTTATCGGGCTTATTGCCGCATTAAGCAACATGGACAACATCAGCGAAATCGGTAAAGCCATTAGCGCTGCATTTGTCGCAACGCTATTAGGGATTTTCACCGGGTATGTGTTATGGCATCCGTTTGCCAACAAATTAAGACGCAAATCAAAAGAAGAAGCAAAAATACGGCAAGTTATGATTGAAGGAGTCCTTTCCATTTTAGAAGGACAAGCACCGCGGACGATTGAACAAAAACTTGCTTCCTATCTTCCTGCCACTGAACGAAAGAAAATTATAGAACAGGGAGAAAATGAAAATGAATAA
- the motB gene encoding flagellar motor protein MotB, producing MNKKKKQKHGEHINESWLIPYSDLLTLLLALFIVLFASSQIDQKKFAQIAQSFNAAFTGGTGVLEFQAPIEPEPLPSQPKQQNDQQNDNKKKIDKQEKEELHEVQEKIDTYIVNERLNGKLKTSLTEEGLAITILNDILFDSGSAEVRPQDRQLAKEISQMLVMNPPRNIIISGHTDNVPIHNAQFSSNWELSVMRAVNFMKLLLENPKLDPRLFSAKGYGEFKPVASNDTPEGRMKNRRVEILILPNSQASQQ from the coding sequence ATGAATAAGAAAAAAAAGCAAAAACATGGCGAGCACATTAACGAATCATGGCTGATTCCGTATTCCGATTTATTAACATTATTACTGGCGCTTTTCATCGTGTTATTTGCCAGCAGCCAAATTGACCAAAAAAAATTCGCGCAAATTGCTCAGTCATTTAATGCGGCATTCACCGGCGGAACAGGCGTTCTTGAATTTCAAGCACCCATTGAGCCAGAACCGCTCCCTTCGCAGCCAAAGCAGCAAAATGACCAGCAAAATGACAATAAAAAGAAAATAGACAAACAAGAAAAAGAAGAACTGCATGAAGTGCAAGAAAAAATCGATACGTATATTGTGAATGAACGTTTAAACGGGAAACTGAAAACATCTTTAACAGAAGAAGGATTAGCAATAACGATATTGAATGATATTTTGTTTGATTCAGGAAGCGCCGAAGTGCGGCCACAAGATCGCCAGCTGGCAAAAGAAATTTCCCAGATGCTTGTCATGAATCCTCCGCGCAATATTATTATTAGCGGGCATACCGATAATGTGCCGATTCACAATGCGCAATTCTCCTCCAATTGGGAGCTGAGCGTCATGCGTGCTGTAAATTTTATGAAGTTGTTATTAGAAAATCCTAAGCTCGATCCGCGGTTGTTTAGCGCGAAAGGATACGGAGAATTTAAACCAGTGGCATCCAATGACACTCCTGAGGGAAGAATGAAAAACCGGCGCGTCGAAATTTTAATTTTGCCAAATTCCCAAGCTTCCCAGCAGTAA
- the ytvI gene encoding sporulation integral membrane protein YtvI, translated as MKKFIIIAFVIAIGLFLLPYSLPLVFALATALLLEPAVQHLQTHYRLKRVHAVTAVFSLFLIIVGFAFYFLIVILVQQIMTFSQKLPHFLSEATAVFNKFIQTWESYSSSIPKEIISSLENSVETIQRLLLEFATNLTQSIVHFITSIPGFLIHFLVYLVALFLISLDLPKLKKRIKKYLSERTHQRLAMIVAQLSKAGIGFIKAQFLLSLITFFLALAGLLLLKVDYAVMMALLIVVVDILPILGTGSVLVPLGIISIANGNSGLGAGLIVLFLIITVVRRIIEPKVFSTNLGISPLAALVSVYLGFQLLGFIGLFIGPALVILLEAMIKAGVIKFSFKL; from the coding sequence GTGAAAAAGTTCATTATTATTGCCTTCGTGATTGCCATAGGTTTGTTTTTGCTGCCGTATAGCTTGCCGCTTGTCTTTGCATTAGCGACAGCATTATTATTAGAACCAGCTGTGCAGCATTTGCAAACTCATTATCGTCTGAAACGGGTGCATGCAGTAACGGCGGTTTTTTCGCTATTTCTTATTATCGTTGGCTTTGCGTTTTATTTTCTTATTGTTATACTTGTGCAGCAAATTATGACATTCTCGCAAAAACTGCCGCATTTTTTGAGCGAAGCAACAGCAGTTTTTAATAAGTTTATTCAAACATGGGAATCGTATTCAAGCTCGATTCCGAAAGAGATTATTTCTTCGTTGGAAAACAGTGTCGAAACGATACAGCGTTTGCTGTTGGAATTTGCGACAAATTTGACGCAGTCGATTGTTCATTTTATTACGTCTATTCCCGGTTTTCTTATTCATTTTTTAGTCTATTTAGTAGCGCTGTTTTTAATAAGTTTAGATTTGCCAAAGTTAAAAAAGAGGATAAAAAAATATTTGTCTGAACGCACACATCAGCGGTTAGCGATGATTGTGGCACAATTGAGCAAAGCTGGTATCGGATTTATTAAAGCGCAATTTTTGTTAAGCCTCATCACTTTTTTCCTTGCTTTGGCCGGTCTGTTGTTGTTGAAAGTGGATTATGCGGTTATGATGGCACTGCTGATTGTTGTTGTGGATATTTTGCCAATTTTAGGAACTGGCTCGGTGTTAGTGCCATTGGGAATAATCAGTATCGCAAATGGCAATAGCGGCCTCGGGGCCGGTCTGATTGTGTTGTTTTTGATTATTACGGTAGTGCGCCGCATTATTGAGCCGAAAGTTTTCTCAACCAATTTAGGCATTTCCCCTTTGGCTGCGTTAGTGAGTGTTTATTTAGGATTTCAGTTGTTAGGGTTTATCGGGCTGTTTATTGGTCCGGCGCTTGTCATTTTGCTGGAAGCAATGATAAAGGCAGGAGTCATTAAATTTTCTTTCAAACTTTAG
- a CDS encoding undecaprenyl-diphosphate phosphatase, which produces MTKIEAFILGVIQGLTEFLPISSTGHLYLGRHLFGLDEAGLFLDTMLHIGTLLAVFVVYKEELFYMMRKPFSKLTFLLVIGTIPAVVVGLLCKDYFEEISKTGATIGWEFLITGLFLWIADGVKHGYKRMDDITYTDALVIGTFQAAAIFPAISRSGLTIVGGLWRKLDRETAAYFSFLLSIPAIAGGVVLQSMDLLEGKVENISASALVIGTVSSALFGYIAVRWMINYLKRRSLKGFAVYVWLLGMIVLVFQITGRF; this is translated from the coding sequence ATGACAAAAATAGAAGCGTTTATTTTAGGGGTGATACAAGGGCTTACAGAGTTTTTGCCAATCAGCAGCACAGGTCATTTATATTTAGGGAGGCATTTGTTTGGGCTTGATGAGGCGGGGTTATTTCTTGATACTATGCTTCATATCGGCACCCTGTTAGCCGTGTTTGTCGTGTACAAAGAGGAATTGTTCTATATGATGCGCAAGCCGTTCAGCAAGCTGACGTTTTTGTTAGTGATAGGGACGATTCCGGCCGTTGTTGTCGGCTTGTTATGCAAAGACTACTTTGAAGAAATTTCTAAGACAGGAGCAACTATTGGATGGGAATTTTTGATTACCGGCTTATTTCTTTGGATAGCTGACGGTGTAAAGCATGGATATAAACGAATGGATGACATAACATATACCGATGCGTTGGTGATCGGGACATTTCAGGCGGCGGCCATTTTTCCGGCGATTTCACGTTCGGGGCTTACGATTGTCGGAGGATTGTGGCGTAAACTGGATCGTGAAACAGCTGCGTATTTTTCCTTTTTGCTGTCCATCCCGGCAATTGCGGGAGGAGTTGTTTTACAATCAATGGATTTATTGGAAGGGAAAGTAGAAAATATTTCTGCAAGCGCGCTTGTGATCGGGACGGTTTCTTCGGCGCTATTTGGCTATATTGCTGTGCGCTGGATGATTAATTATTTAAAGCGCCGTTCATTAAAAGGATTTGCAGTATATGTGTGGCTTCTCGGGATGATTGTTCTCGTTTTCCAAATAACAGGAAGGTTTTAA
- a CDS encoding DedA family protein, with protein sequence MHEFVQNIFAFLVDLGYIGIALALMIEVIPSEIVLAYAGYLVSRGEISFVGAVIAGTIGGTIAQLFLYWMGYYGGRPFLDKYGKYLLIKKKHLDLSEHWFEKYGPGVIFTARFIPVVRHAISIPAGIAKMSWKKFTFYTTCAVIPWSIFFIFLGERLGSHWQEIDEIARPYLRPVIAIAIVATVIYIAFQIYRRKRT encoded by the coding sequence ATGCACGAATTTGTACAAAACATTTTTGCTTTTTTGGTAGATTTAGGTTATATCGGCATTGCCTTGGCATTAATGATTGAGGTGATTCCAAGTGAAATTGTGCTAGCATACGCCGGGTATTTAGTATCACGCGGAGAAATATCATTTGTTGGAGCGGTTATAGCTGGAACCATTGGCGGAACGATAGCCCAGCTTTTTCTATATTGGATGGGATATTACGGAGGGAGACCGTTTCTTGATAAATATGGAAAATATTTATTGATTAAAAAGAAGCATCTTGATTTATCGGAGCATTGGTTTGAAAAATATGGACCAGGCGTCATTTTTACTGCCCGCTTTATTCCGGTTGTGCGCCATGCCATTTCCATTCCGGCCGGTATCGCAAAAATGTCATGGAAAAAATTTACCTTTTATACAACATGTGCGGTTATTCCATGGTCGATTTTCTTTATTTTTTTAGGGGAACGGCTAGGAAGCCATTGGCAAGAAATTGATGAGATTGCCCGGCCTTATTTGCGGCCGGTGATCGCGATTGCGATTGTGGCTACTGTTATTTATATTGCATTTCAAATTTATCGCCGAAAGCGGACATAA